A genomic segment from Sparus aurata chromosome 10, fSpaAur1.1, whole genome shotgun sequence encodes:
- the LOC115590450 gene encoding Fc receptor-like A, with the protein MEATALCTRLMMNLFWLLLVEVQKAAGSVILESPVVPVIEGDTVILRCRNKMASFNLTAHFYKDGVLIRSSDTGTLLIHNVSKSDEGLYKCNAAGAEDSPESQLKVRAGAVILDIPIHPVTEGNAVTLRCRKKNNPTSNIADFYKHGAHIGTGYKGDVIIPSVSKFDEGPYKCTISGAGESAESLLSVRGDTVTVRCMNKMTTSITANFYKDGLFIGNSLNGNLTIHGVSKSDEGHYKCNIFGAGESPESWLAVRDKGQ; encoded by the exons ATGGAGGCCACAGCACTCTGCACCAGACTGA TGATGAATTTGTTTTGGCTCCTTCTTGTAGAAGTCCAAAAAGCCG CTGGTTCTGTGATCCTGGAGAGTCCAGTGGTTCCTGTGATTGAAGGAGACACTGTGATTCTGCGCTGCAGAAACAAGATGGCTTCATTCAACCTCACAGCTCATTTCTATAAAGACGGCGtcctcatcaggagcagtgacACTGGAACTCTGCTCATCCACAATGTTTCCAAGTCTGACGAGGGGCTCTACAAGTGTAATGCCGCTGGAGCTGAAGACTCACCAGAGAGCCAGCTGAAAGTCAGAG CTGGTGCTGTGATCCTGGATATTCCCATCCACCCTGTGACTGAGGGAAACGCTGTGACTCTCCGCTGTAGAAAGAAGAACAATCCCACAAGTAACATAGCTGATTTCTACAAACATGGCGCCCACATCGGGACCGGCTATAAAGGAGACGTGATCATCCCCAGTGTCTCCAAGTTTGATGAAGGACCCTACAAGTGCACTATCTCTGGAGCTGGTGAATCGGCTGAGAGCTTGCTGAGTGTCAGAG GAGACACTGTGACTGTACGCTGCATGAACAAGATGACGACCAGCATCACAGCTAATTTCTATAAAGACGGACTCTTTATTGGAAACAGCTTAAATGGGAACCTGACCATCCACGGTGTCTCCAAGTCTGATGAGGGGCATTACAAGTGCAACATATTTGGAGCTGGAGAATCACCAGAGAGCTGGCTGGCTGTCAGAG ATAAAGGCCAGTGA